A genomic window from Candidatus Deferrimicrobium borealis includes:
- a CDS encoding class I SAM-dependent rRNA methyltransferase translates to MTDILSKSSTGWPEVRVSRKGEERLRSGHPWVFGDDLREVPPGLSPGQWAWVRSRSGEPLGTATINLGSRIALRRVSRADVLPTEAFLGDRVREASGRRAEAGMGGERALRILYSEGDFLPGVIADRYGDVLSVQILTAGMEIVRDLLLDVLERSFRPRLIYERSEGAGRRLEGLTERKGPARGEGPTREEIETDGVRFSVDVETGPKTGFFLDQRRNRGIVRDLGKGKAVLDGFCAAGGFGLYALAGGAKSVLAIDSSRSAVESARANAALNGVSERWEGEAEDLFQALRNLRDIGRRFDLVILDPPSFAKSREGREGALRGYRDINRMGLSVLSPGGILATSSCTQLIDGTRWVEALRDAAADAGADLERIAWGGQPPDHPVLLSVPETDYLKFAVYRKRLP, encoded by the coding sequence ATGACGGATATCCTTTCGAAGTCATCGACCGGTTGGCCCGAGGTCCGGGTCAGCCGGAAAGGCGAGGAGCGGCTGCGCTCCGGTCACCCGTGGGTGTTCGGGGATGACCTCCGCGAGGTGCCGCCGGGCCTCTCCCCGGGGCAGTGGGCCTGGGTCCGCTCGAGGTCGGGGGAACCTCTCGGGACGGCGACGATCAACCTCGGGTCCCGGATCGCCCTTCGGCGGGTGTCCCGGGCGGATGTCCTGCCGACGGAGGCGTTCCTCGGGGACCGGGTGCGCGAGGCGTCCGGGCGGCGCGCCGAGGCGGGGATGGGCGGGGAACGCGCCCTGCGGATCCTCTACTCCGAAGGCGATTTCCTTCCGGGGGTGATCGCGGACCGGTACGGCGATGTCCTCTCGGTGCAGATCCTGACCGCGGGGATGGAGATCGTCCGGGATCTTCTCCTCGACGTCCTGGAGCGTTCCTTCCGGCCGCGGCTGATCTACGAGCGGTCCGAAGGCGCGGGACGCCGTCTCGAAGGCCTGACGGAGCGGAAGGGACCCGCCCGCGGGGAGGGGCCGACCCGGGAGGAGATCGAGACGGACGGGGTCCGGTTTTCCGTGGACGTGGAGACGGGGCCGAAGACGGGCTTCTTCCTCGACCAGCGAAGGAATCGCGGCATCGTCCGCGACCTGGGAAAGGGGAAGGCGGTGCTCGACGGCTTCTGCGCCGCGGGAGGGTTCGGCCTGTACGCCCTCGCCGGGGGGGCGAAGAGCGTTCTTGCGATCGACTCCTCGCGTTCGGCCGTCGAGAGCGCGCGCGCGAACGCCGCGTTGAACGGCGTTTCGGAACGGTGGGAGGGGGAGGCGGAGGATCTCTTCCAGGCGCTTCGGAACTTGAGGGACATCGGGCGTCGGTTCGACCTCGTGATCCTCGACCCGCCGTCGTTCGCCAAGTCCAGGGAGGGAAGGGAGGGGGCGTTGCGCGGATACCGGGACATCAACCGGATGGGGCTGTCGGTCCTCTCTCCCGGGGGGATTCTCGCAACCTCGTCCTGCACGCAGTTGATCGACGGGACGCGATGGGTCGAGGCCCTCCGGGACGCGGCGGCCGACGCCGGCGCCGATCTCGAGAGGATCGCGTGGGGAGGACAGCCGCCCGATCACCCGGTGCTCCTGTCCGTTCCCGAAACCGACTATCTGAAATTCGCCGTCTACAGGAAACGACTGCCATGA
- a CDS encoding nodulation protein NfeD, with translation MTRPVRRIRVQRLANTLAIAAIGVLLAVPGVALPAEPAGKGVLVATIAAPIGPVTADYLSSVIARAEEEDPALLVVELDTPGGLDSAMREMVQAILKSRVPVAVYVSPQGARAASAGVMITLAADVAAMAPGTNIGAAHPVNMGGGAMDNTMSRKVENDAAAYARSLAAGRGRNVDWAESAVRESASLSEKDALDRKVVDLIASSLPDLLARIDGREIRKGDGTVTLRTKGAPVTRVPMGLRHRVLSALANPNIAYILMMIGVYGIYFELASPGAVFPGVVGGISLLLGFYALQTLSANYAGFLLILLSLLLFFLELKVQSHGALAIGGIVSMALGSLMLFRASADPYLRVSWTVLGTMVALSAVFFAAVISLAVRSQLRKPSTGSEGMVGEIGEAVTDIDGRGKVHVVGELWDARSDRPVRKGERVIVKGLDGMTLVVEPVKDR, from the coding sequence ATGACACGTCCCGTTCGCCGCATCCGGGTGCAGCGTCTCGCAAATACCCTGGCAATCGCCGCGATCGGGGTTCTCCTCGCCGTTCCGGGCGTCGCCCTTCCCGCGGAGCCGGCGGGGAAGGGGGTGCTCGTGGCCACCATCGCCGCCCCGATCGGCCCCGTCACGGCGGACTACCTCTCCTCCGTCATCGCCCGGGCGGAGGAAGAGGACCCGGCGCTCCTCGTGGTCGAGCTGGACACGCCGGGCGGACTCGATTCCGCGATGCGCGAGATGGTGCAGGCGATCCTCAAGAGCCGGGTCCCCGTCGCGGTGTACGTCTCCCCGCAGGGGGCGCGGGCGGCGTCCGCGGGGGTGATGATCACGCTGGCGGCCGACGTGGCCGCCATGGCCCCCGGGACCAACATCGGCGCGGCACACCCGGTCAACATGGGGGGCGGCGCGATGGACAACACGATGTCGCGGAAGGTGGAAAACGACGCCGCGGCCTACGCCCGCTCGCTGGCCGCGGGCCGGGGGCGGAACGTCGACTGGGCGGAGAGCGCCGTGCGGGAGAGCGCCTCCCTCTCGGAAAAAGACGCCCTGGACCGGAAGGTCGTCGACCTGATCGCCTCGTCCCTCCCCGACCTGCTCGCCCGGATCGACGGGAGGGAGATCCGGAAGGGCGACGGGACGGTGACCCTTCGAACGAAGGGTGCGCCGGTCACCCGCGTGCCCATGGGCCTTCGCCACCGCGTCCTGTCCGCACTGGCGAACCCGAACATCGCCTACATCCTGATGATGATCGGGGTCTACGGGATCTACTTCGAGCTGGCCTCCCCCGGCGCGGTGTTCCCAGGGGTGGTCGGAGGGATCTCCCTGCTGCTGGGCTTCTACGCCTTGCAGACCCTCTCGGCGAACTACGCCGGCTTTCTGCTGATCCTCCTCTCCCTCCTCCTCTTCTTCCTCGAGCTGAAGGTCCAGTCGCACGGTGCGTTGGCCATCGGAGGGATCGTCTCGATGGCCCTGGGGAGCCTGATGCTCTTCCGGGCGAGCGCCGACCCGTACCTGCGCGTCTCCTGGACCGTGCTGGGCACCATGGTCGCGCTGTCGGCGGTCTTCTTCGCCGCGGTCATCTCGCTGGCCGTGCGCAGCCAGCTCCGCAAGCCGTCCACCGGTTCGGAGGGGATGGTCGGAGAGATCGGGGAGGCGGTCACGGACATCGACGGAAGGGGGAAAGTCCACGTCGTCGGAGAGCTGTGGGACGCGCGGTCCGACCGGCCCGTCCGCAAGGGGGAACGCGTGATCGTGAAAGGTCTCGACGGGATGACGCTTGTCGTGGAACCTGTGAAAGATCGCTGA
- a CDS encoding uracil-DNA glycosylase: MSRPVSRRMLAAWLREVGVDYVLRPSPGGETLDDIREELTDCRRCPLCAGRATVVFGVGNPRARLMFVGEGPGSEEDRLGEPFVGAAGKRLDRWIARIGLRREDVYIANIVKCRPPGNRAPLPDEAKACLPYLLRQIRAIRPEIVCTLGATAMNFLLGVEEKITRERGKWRERDGVPVLPTYHPAFILRDAARETEVNGDFDALASRLRLPPGK, translated from the coding sequence ATGAGCCGGCCCGTTTCCCGCCGGATGCTGGCGGCGTGGCTCAGGGAGGTCGGGGTCGACTACGTCCTCCGGCCGTCGCCGGGCGGGGAGACCCTCGACGACATCCGCGAGGAGTTGACCGACTGCCGCCGGTGTCCGCTGTGCGCGGGCCGCGCCACGGTCGTCTTCGGGGTAGGGAACCCCCGCGCCCGGTTGATGTTCGTCGGAGAGGGACCCGGGTCCGAGGAGGACCGTCTGGGGGAACCGTTCGTCGGGGCCGCCGGGAAGCGGCTCGACCGGTGGATCGCGAGGATCGGCCTTCGTCGGGAGGACGTCTACATCGCCAACATCGTGAAGTGCCGCCCGCCGGGGAACCGCGCCCCTCTCCCCGACGAGGCGAAGGCGTGCCTCCCGTACCTGTTGCGACAGATCCGGGCGATCCGGCCCGAAATCGTCTGCACCCTCGGCGCGACAGCGATGAATTTCCTGTTGGGAGTCGAGGAGAAGATCACCAGGGAGCGGGGGAAGTGGAGGGAACGGGACGGCGTCCCCGTGCTCCCCACCTACCACCCCGCCTTCATCCTGCGCGACGCCGCCCGGGAGACGGAAGTGAACGGGGACTTCGATGCCCTCGCCTCGCGTCTCCGCCTTCCTCCCGGGAAATGA